DNA from Plasmodium cynomolgi strain B DNA, chromosome 12, whole genome shotgun sequence:
CGGCTATTTACCTGTACAACTATCACATTGTGAGAATTAAGAATAAGGTggcaaaaaatacaaagaagATTTTCCAGTCTCAAAATCTTATGAACTTGTCAGGGATGAATGGATTTAAAGATATGAATGCCAATTCGAAGACGAGGATATTCAAACCGAATATAATGAAGTACTCGGATTACGACAATAGGGATGGAAAATACCTCACGTCCAACCTCACGCAGGATTATAAGATGCACAATGATGCCTCTCAGTTTATCGACCTTAAGAGTAGGGCGAATCGAGTCAACAAGATGGACGACTACCCGACGTATAACAACCCCAGCAAGTTTCAGCGGCGCTCCTACTTGGATTAGTGCGCCCAGGGAGGGGGGCGGCCCAATAGTGGAGGAGCAGCCCAGTGGCGGATGAGCTGCCCATTTGTGGAGAAGCAACCCATTGGTGGAGGAGCTTCCCAATAGTGGAGAAGCTACCCATTGGACggtaaaaagggataaaTGTTGCACCACGTAACTTCGagccccattttgttgcctTCCCCCATACCTtgcgtacatttttttccccccctctttttgCGTGTTTTCACTACgatatccatttttataccaaTTTACAGAAATATAATACGCGCATGAAGATGCacaaattttgtttcccaCAGCATTGGCAGCAGATAATTGGGCCCACTAATCCTGGATGAGCATATATCGTCCCCCTGGCGTACTTTGTTTAAATATgaattgccattttttcctctttttttttttttttgctgcccaGTCAGGGGTGCAGTGCGTCTCCCCCTGCACACTGCACCTTTTATGCTGTGCCCCCTCCGCGGGGGGATCCATTTTGAATTCCAGCCCTCCATGCAGAATTGCAAAATGTAAATTGTAAAATGCACATTGTATAATGCACATTCCAAAATGCACATTGtgaattttaaattttaaattgtgaAATGCCCATTGCGCGCCGCaaattgcaaattttacGTTTATGCTTTTCACCTATTTTTAATCCCTTTGCATCCCCCCCGCGCTGTACCCTTGGTTTACCACCAAACTGCACCTGCCCCTTGTGCCGCCAGGTGTGCATTATCCCCACTGCCGCGCGGCGGCCAGCGCATCTGCCCTGTGTATCCCATTTCTTCACCTCCCATTTCTTCACCCCCCATGCTGCACATCAGTGGACTGTGCCTGTATTAGTCTGCATGCAAAAATTAGAGTAAAGGAGACGTGCGCGCTCCCCTATCTTATCCTTTATTAACGAGCGCAGTCTTTTTTACCCACCTACTCGTGTTCGcctttttatatgaataccaattttttgttttaattttttttccccccaaaaataAGACTTACTCATTTGGGTATGAAAAGATCGTATTAGTTGTTTTAGTGGGCTGTACccgcgcgttttttttcgcggGTCCTTTGCTGTAAGGACCCCGCCCCATTTGCAATTCTGAGTAGGGAAAAAGGGAGCGGGAAAACGGGAGTGGTAAAAAGGGAGCGGTAAAAAGGGAGCggtaaaaagggagcaggaaaaatttacgcaaaaaaatgaatcccTGTGGGGACAAAAATGGGGCCACGAATCGGTCGCCCCGTGGATGGAgaataagcaaaatggaggggagAGGCTATCCTCTGGGACGTCTTTTTCATTGCCACGCTACGGATGATAAATACTGTGCAGCATGGGGTGTAGGAATGGTGAAGCTTTCCACGCAGTTCCTTCTTTGTACTTCCCACCCCCCATGATTTAATCCCCCCACCTTGCGCACATTCTGCAGAAAGGGATGATAGGTGGTCCCCCCTGGGTGGGTGTTctggcacaaaaaaaggtgggtACCCTCATATGTGTCTGTATATAGCCCCACCTTCAGGTGGCCCTTTTCCCTGTGTATAGGGTATTCCTTGTGTCATCTAGGCCGATCCGATCGTGTACGTAGTTCACACTTTTGCTGCAGGTTCgttcaaaaatgtggactTCTGGGACGCATTTGCTTATATCGTCATCATACTTATGCAAGCACAAAATTAGGGGTTGCATGTTGCACACGATTTGTTCCTTCAGCTTCGAGCCGACTTTGAATTCCCCCATCTGTGGCGTACGAAAGTGGACAAACGGCCGTATCGCTATGACTCTGTGTATCtacgcacatatgtatatgcctTACTTATGTATGCTAGCTGCACGGACAAACTGAACTTGGGCAAACGTTATACTACCATCGCTTGGTTGGTCTTCCGCCGGGAGCTCCAACCCTGCTGTAAAAGCGTGGGAGAATGGTTAAGTGAGTACATATGGGTTACATAAGCATGTTCGCTTGCGCATGCGTGCCCTTTCTTCCGTGCGCATACTTCTTAAACACACACCTGTTTTGCTTGATTATGTAGGATCAGatctttaccttttttaaaaaggaaggcaaataaattttcgcCGTGATTGGAggcgcttctttttttttagaatttttttttttttNNNNNNNNNNATAATGAAATCGTTTAGGAGTTGCCCTCAATGCAGAGTGGAATGGAATGGCTCGAAGGAACGAATTGTTGTTTTAAGTGGCTGTATGAGATGGCCCTGTAATAAGTTGAAGGGGATAATTAAGtagcaacaaaaaagaggagcgTTAACTAACTGCACGTTCAGTCGTTCTGCGCCGGCGCTGCTTGATCAATTCGTTAATTGTTCCccaatttgtgcatttaGCATTTCCGTCAGTGATACAAAAACATGTGCTTGCGTCGAAAACCGAATCTTGAAGGTTCTCCTTCACCGCGAAGGGATTCCCCTTGTGGTTCCAAATAAGGGCACATTCACACGGCGCCTTTTTCTTGTCGAAACGCGGGGTAGTCTCTCCATGTGGGGTCTAGGAACGCACGTATGGGAATTTCCATGACGTGGACGTAACTGCACACAGGTGTACTCTTACGCGTAGGTAGACCCACGGGTGGAAGTGAGGCCGCAGCGTGTACCGAGGAAGGAGCGTATACTGAGGAAGGAGCGTATACCGAGGAAGGAGCGTATACCGAGAGCAGTACCCCCTGCTGGCACCATGAAAGTTGACGTTAGTGAGGTATTTCGAAACTACGACCAGAAGAAAACCGTAGAACATATTGAGAACCTACGAAATGACATCAGAAGTAAGGAAGAATccataaaaacatttttgaaagaaaaaagtagcCATGTGATAGATAATAcgataaaaattaaaagtgtGTATGCAAGTgtggacaaaataaaatgtcaCTTGGAGGACATCATTTGCTCGTACAACGATTTAATCGGTGGTGTTAGAAACACAGCATCGGTGAATTTTGGAGAGTCATCAgtgcacacacaaaaattaaGGGAATCGGAAAAGGACATCATAAAAGaggtgtggaaaaaaaaatgcgatagttacgattttttatttcaaagtTGCCATTTGGGAAGAAGCacaggagaaggggaaggtgCCTCATGTGAAGGTGCATAtcatattgtaaaaatggaaaaggaggaactaCTGAATTACGACTGCTTCTACCTTAACAACTATATTAACCATGCATATCTTGACGTGAATAAAAAGATGAGTGAGGAAAACTACTCATTTGTTCTGAATAAATTATACACGGATATATTTCTCTGTATCAAGGTCCTCAGCTCTTTgctcaaaaatgaaaaaattaaaaacatttacATTAACATGTTTAATAGCAATAGCTCCATTTTGTACTTAAATACGTATGTAAATAAACACAAGGAAAATTTCTGTgacattttgcaaaagttgATATATGCCTCTTACCACAATTTGGCATATAACTATTCGTGTGGAATGGATAGCATTCCACAGTCAGTAATTGTGTTATTGCTTTTTTACAAGAAAGAAAATTGCCAAGTCGTGGAATTTGTAAATAATGATTTGTTCAAGGAAATTCTCAACGCGAGAATTAATTTGTTACACAACTTTGTTCGTAGAGGG
Protein-coding regions in this window:
- a CDS encoding hypothetical protein (putative), with product MGEFKVGSKLKEQIVCNMQPLILCLHKYDDDISKCVPEVHIFERTCSKSVNYVHDRIGLDDTRNTLYTGKRAT